The following proteins are encoded in a genomic region of Armatimonadota bacterium:
- a CDS encoding PEP-CTERM sorting domain-containing protein: protein MSGAGTVNGAWTGKVNRLRWYGTDWAGHGQDFIDVKNVAFAGDGVVGAVPEPGSMALLLAGLLPFAARLRKPKV from the coding sequence ATGAGCGGCGCCGGAACCGTCAACGGCGCGTGGACCGGAAAGGTCAACCGGCTGCGCTGGTACGGCACCGACTGGGCCGGCCATGGCCAGGACTTCATAGACGTGAAGAACGTGGCCTTCGCCGGCGACGGCGTCGTAGGCGCGGTTCCAGAACCGGGTTCGATGGCGCTGCTCCTGGCCGGCTTGCTGCCCTTCGCCGCTCGCCTTCGGAAACCCAAGGTCTGA